One genomic segment of Stigmatopora argus isolate UIUO_Sarg chromosome 1, RoL_Sarg_1.0, whole genome shotgun sequence includes these proteins:
- the mad2l2 gene encoding mitotic spindle assembly checkpoint protein MAD2B isoform X2: MTTLTRQDLNFGQVVADILCEFLEVAIHLILYVREVYPSGIFEKRKKYNVPVQMSCHPELNQYIQDTLHCIKPLIEKNDAEKVVVVIMDKEHHPVERFVFEISQPPLLSISSDTLLSHVEQLLRAFILKISVCDAVLKNNPPECSFTVLVHTRNSATRNMEKVQVIKDFPWIVADEQEVHMQEPRLIPLKTLTSDIVKMQLYVEERAQKM, translated from the exons ATGACAACGTTAACAAGACAAGACCTCAATTTTGGACAAG TGGTTGCTGACATTTTGTGTGAGTTCCTGGAAGTTGCCATTCATCTCATCCTTTATGTCCGAGAGGTTTATCCTTCTGGAATATTTGAGAAGAGAAAGAAGTACAATGTACCTGTGCAG ATGTCATGTCACCCTGAGCTCAATCAGTACATCCAAGATACACTTCACTGTATAAAGCCGCTCATTGAGAAG AATGATGCTGAGAAGGTGGTTGTCGTCATTATGGACAAGGAGCATCATCCAGTAGAGAGATTTGTGTTTGAGATATCTCAACCACCACTGCTATCTATCAG CTCGGACACATTGCTGTCTCATGTGGAACAGCTGCTCAGGGCATTCATTTTAAAGATTAGTGTGTGTGAcgctgttttaaaaaataacccaCCAG AGTGCTCATTCACAGTGTTAGTTCATACGAGAAATTCTGCAACTCGCAACATGGAGAAGGTACAAGTCATCAAG GATTTCCCATGGATAGTAGCAGACGAGCAGGAAGTGCATATGCAGGAGCCCAGACTCATCCCATTGAAGACCTTGACATCGGACATAGTGAAG ATGCAGCTCTATGTAGAGGAGCGGGCCCAGAAAATGTAG
- the mad2l2 gene encoding mitotic spindle assembly checkpoint protein MAD2B isoform X1, whose amino-acid sequence MTTLTRQDLNFGQVVADILCEFLEVAIHLILYVREVYPSGIFEKRKKYNVPVQMSCHPELNQYIQDTLHCIKPLIEKNDAEKVVVVIMDKEHHPVERFVFEISQPPLLSISSDTLLSHVEQLLRAFILKISVCDAVLKNNPPECSFTVLVHTRNSATRNMEKVQVIKDFPWIVADEQEVHMQEPRLIPLKTLTSDIVKVKEHFLDTEVLRCLKNVGNIFRSFPVMSIAFTIYRHYKNGAVALKRLVIATHFHAIV is encoded by the exons ATGACAACGTTAACAAGACAAGACCTCAATTTTGGACAAG TGGTTGCTGACATTTTGTGTGAGTTCCTGGAAGTTGCCATTCATCTCATCCTTTATGTCCGAGAGGTTTATCCTTCTGGAATATTTGAGAAGAGAAAGAAGTACAATGTACCTGTGCAG ATGTCATGTCACCCTGAGCTCAATCAGTACATCCAAGATACACTTCACTGTATAAAGCCGCTCATTGAGAAG AATGATGCTGAGAAGGTGGTTGTCGTCATTATGGACAAGGAGCATCATCCAGTAGAGAGATTTGTGTTTGAGATATCTCAACCACCACTGCTATCTATCAG CTCGGACACATTGCTGTCTCATGTGGAACAGCTGCTCAGGGCATTCATTTTAAAGATTAGTGTGTGTGAcgctgttttaaaaaataacccaCCAG AGTGCTCATTCACAGTGTTAGTTCATACGAGAAATTCTGCAACTCGCAACATGGAGAAGGTACAAGTCATCAAG GATTTCCCATGGATAGTAGCAGACGAGCAGGAAGTGCATATGCAGGAGCCCAGACTCATCCCATTGAAGACCTTGACATCGGACATAGTGAAGGTGAAGGAGCATTTTCTTGACACTGAAGTTTTGAGATGCCTAAAAAATGTTGGTAATATATTTAGGTCTTTCCCTGTGATGTCAATTGCATTTACAATATATCGTCATTATAAAAATGGTGCAGTGGCATTAAAAAGGTTAGTTATAGCCACACATTTTCATGCCATCGTATAA
- the tmem231 gene encoding transmembrane protein 231 has protein sequence MALYEVYSHPALIRYKTGVCTKATLFLLVTLCVTYICPLLMVYRSQGFWNKRNTYEEQAVVRFQYETLMMAATGTNGDYVAWSTFPHLNNMLGESLRIPSVSVREEDQNQDGKLDRLIFQLQLPLKDEEHVYSVQLLLTFSYQLFTKSTVVMQTLAYAQHSSSVPGAKVFFSGDLRLQQSVPLPHRGLFNIYNVSVIDGSSPFASAYDLESIVRRYRERNLTTIFTCAMPLWTTGRATGSPFQLTAEIQYPSEVISYYPSFWENIKFAWVQYVSILFIFLWIFERIQAFVFQNQLLITIPITTGKPHQE, from the coding sequence ATGGCTTTATATGAAGTTTACTCGCATCCCGCTTTGATTCGGTACAAAACAGGTGTTTGCACGAAGGCCACTTTGTTCCTCCTAGTGACTTTGTGCGTCACTTACATCTGCCCGCTGTTGATGGTTTATAGAAGCCAGGGTTTCTGGAATAAGAGGAACACGTATGAAGAACAAGCGGTAGTTAGATTCCAGTATGAGACTCTGATGATGGCTGCAACAGGTACCAATGGGGATTATGTGGCGTGGAGCACCTTTCCTCATCTGAATAACATGCTTGGGGAAAGTCTGCGAATCCCTTCTGTCTCTGTGCGGGAAGAGGATCAAAACCAGGATGGAAAGTTGGACCGTCTAATTTTTCAGCTGCAGTTACCCTTGAAAGATGAGGAACATGTTTACAGTGTCCAGCTACTGCTGACCTTCAGCTACCAGCTCTTTACAAAGTCAACAGTTGTGATGCAGACTCTGGCCTATGCGCAACACTCCTCTTCTGTGCCTGGGGCTAAGGTGTTTTTCAGCGGAGACCTAAGGTTGCAGCAGAGTGTTCCCCTGCCTCACCGCGGACTCTTCAACATTTACAATGTCTCCGTGATTGATGGCTCCAGCCCCTTTGCAAGCGCTTATGACCTTGAGAGCATAGTACGGCGCTACCGAGAACGAAACCTGACCACTATATTTACCTGTGCCATGCCACTGTGGACTACTGGACGTGCCACTGGTTCCCCTTTTCAGCTTACTGCAGAAATTCAATACCCTTCAGAGGTTATTAGTTATTATCCCAGTTTCTGGGAAAACATCAAATTTGCTTGGGTTCAGTATGTTAGCATTCTCTTCATCTTTCTCTGGATCTTTGAACGCATCCAAGCATTTGTTTTCCAGAACCAGCTTTTAATTACTATACCCATTACCACTGGAAAACCTCACCAGGAATGA